In one Spirosoma rigui genomic region, the following are encoded:
- the fucP gene encoding L-fucose:H+ symporter permease, producing MALGPTTENVTLKPGQSTGNYGIAFALVTSLFFLWGLANSLNGSLIKQFQIALDLNRFQAGIVDFAFYLGYFFMALPAGYVMRKYGYKRGILFGLLLYGGGAFLFYPAAEVRVYSFFLFALFTMACGIAFLETAANLYVTVLGDPAKSEWRLNFSQSFNGISLILGPIIGALFIFSKTEYTPEMLTAMAPAAAEAIRVDEALSVQGPYLVIGSMVAFMALLFFITKMPEVGSEEEKSAGSVPITSVLRHRHLALGVVAQFANVGAQATLWGYFVDLKLDFSRDGHWALAQGYMNAINALTGSPTDLSPTQIAGFHASFALVLFMLGRFVGTSLMTRVRPNVVLALFSAGSVAMIILSMLTGGVTAVIALSFTYFFQSIMFPTIFALATKNLGAAESKIASSLVIMSIVGGALMPLVAGALFANGAVYALMVPLVCFSFIVYYALKGYQSRREDVLHAPVV from the coding sequence ATGGCACTCGGACCAACTACCGAAAACGTTACCCTCAAACCCGGCCAGTCAACGGGCAACTACGGCATTGCCTTCGCGCTCGTAACGAGTCTGTTTTTTCTATGGGGACTCGCCAACAGCCTGAACGGATCGCTGATCAAGCAGTTTCAGATCGCGCTGGATCTCAACCGGTTTCAGGCGGGCATTGTCGATTTTGCGTTCTACCTGGGTTATTTTTTCATGGCGCTGCCCGCGGGCTACGTCATGCGGAAGTACGGCTACAAGCGCGGTATTCTGTTCGGGCTGCTGCTGTACGGCGGGGGGGCGTTTCTGTTTTACCCCGCGGCCGAAGTGCGGGTCTACAGTTTCTTCCTGTTTGCGCTGTTCACCATGGCTTGTGGCATTGCCTTTCTGGAAACGGCCGCCAACCTGTACGTAACGGTCCTCGGTGATCCAGCCAAGTCAGAATGGCGACTGAATTTTTCGCAGTCGTTTAACGGAATCAGCCTTATCCTGGGACCAATCATCGGTGCGTTGTTTATCTTCTCAAAAACCGAGTACACGCCCGAGATGCTGACCGCTATGGCACCAGCCGCGGCCGAAGCTATTCGGGTTGACGAAGCCTTATCGGTGCAAGGTCCCTACCTGGTTATTGGCTCGATGGTTGCCTTCATGGCGCTCCTGTTCTTCATCACCAAAATGCCCGAAGTAGGGTCAGAAGAAGAAAAGTCAGCGGGTAGTGTGCCCATCACGAGCGTGTTGCGGCACCGCCACCTGGCTCTGGGTGTAGTCGCACAATTTGCCAACGTAGGTGCGCAGGCGACCCTGTGGGGTTACTTTGTCGATCTTAAACTGGATTTCTCCCGCGATGGACACTGGGCACTGGCGCAGGGTTATATGAATGCCATCAATGCTTTGACCGGCTCGCCAACCGATCTGTCGCCAACGCAGATTGCGGGTTTCCATGCCTCGTTTGCGCTGGTGCTGTTCATGCTGGGGCGGTTTGTCGGGACATCGCTGATGACGCGGGTACGGCCCAACGTCGTGCTGGCGCTGTTCTCGGCCGGGTCGGTGGCCATGATTATCCTGTCGATGCTGACGGGCGGGGTTACGGCGGTGATTGCTCTGAGTTTTACCTACTTTTTTCAGTCAATCATGTTCCCGACCATCTTCGCCCTGGCAACCAAGAATCTGGGTGCGGCTGAGTCAAAAATAGCCTCGTCGCTGGTGATCATGAGCATTGTGGGTGGCGCGCTCATGCCGTTGGTGGCCGGTGCCCTCTTCGCGAACGGCGCTGTATACGCGCTGATGGTGCCGCTGGTCTGCTTTTCGTTTATTGTATACTACGCCTTGAAAGGGTACCAGTCCCGCCGGGAAGATGTGCTGCATGCGCCCGTTGTGTAA
- a CDS encoding L-rhamnose mutarotase produces MRYCLALDLQDDPALIAEYERYHEAIWPEIRQSIYDGGVTNMEIYRVENRLFLLMETTEEFSFDRKGAMDAANPKVQEWETLMWRYQKALPSAEPGQKWVLMKKIFSL; encoded by the coding sequence ATGCGCTATTGCCTCGCCCTTGATTTGCAGGATGACCCGGCCCTGATTGCCGAATACGAACGATACCATGAAGCGATATGGCCGGAGATCCGGCAAAGCATATACGACGGGGGAGTAACGAATATGGAAATCTACCGGGTGGAGAACCGCTTATTTCTCCTCATGGAAACGACGGAGGAGTTTAGTTTTGACCGGAAAGGTGCCATGGATGCGGCCAACCCAAAAGTGCAGGAGTGGGAAACGCTCATGTGGCGCTATCAGAAAGCGCTGCCCAGTGCTGAGCCCGGCCAGAAGTGGGTATTGATGAAAAAAATTTTCAGCCTCTAA
- a CDS encoding CocE/NonD family hydrolase, with protein MAPTLVFAQTTPAANYVRENYQKYEYKIPMRDGTKLHTAVYVPKDAAATTKYPFLMQRTCYSVAPYGPDAYASAVGPSGTLMRDKYIFVYQDVRGRWASEGKWTNMTPNLPDPQPAATKGRKKSSTSVATAGSPDESSDTYDTIEWLLKNVPNNNGRVGQWGISYPGFYTAASLPNAHPALKAASPQAPVSDFFFDDFHHNGAFIQAYLFTFPVFGIQTPGPTTKSWYDDAFIKTGSKDGFQFQYDLGPLKNAQKYYKDNFYWQETVEHPNYDEFWQKRSILPHLKNVRPAVMTVGGWFDAEDLYGPLNIYKTVEKNNPGAYNTLVMGPFGHGRWSRETGHTMHSNIYFGDSIATFYQRNIEARFFSHFLKGAGDGKTGLPEAYLFNTGRNEWRTFDKWPAADAQTKQYFLNSDGMLASNKIMGSADPSGNGFTEFISDPMKPVPYTEDITTTQGFTPFNYMSEDQRFAGRRPDVLVFQTDVLTEDMTLGGEITAKLKVSTTGTDADWVVKLIDVYPPDEPNNPYMPNKNITLGNYQQMVRSEAMRGRFRNSFEKPEPFKPGEITDVNFRLQDVLHTFKKGHRIMVQVQSTWFPLIDRNPQTYVDNIFKADEKDFKKATHRVYDNSVIEFQVVK; from the coding sequence ATGGCTCCCACGCTGGTTTTCGCCCAGACGACACCGGCGGCCAATTACGTCCGTGAAAACTACCAGAAGTACGAGTACAAAATCCCGATGCGTGATGGGACCAAACTGCACACCGCTGTATACGTGCCCAAAGATGCTGCGGCAACGACGAAGTATCCGTTTCTGATGCAGCGAACCTGCTACAGCGTAGCCCCTTACGGCCCTGATGCATACGCCAGTGCGGTTGGACCATCGGGTACGTTAATGCGCGACAAGTACATTTTCGTTTACCAGGATGTTCGGGGACGCTGGGCTTCGGAAGGTAAGTGGACCAACATGACGCCCAACCTGCCCGACCCGCAACCTGCAGCCACGAAGGGTCGTAAAAAGTCATCTACGTCGGTAGCAACAGCCGGGTCGCCCGACGAAAGTTCGGACACCTACGATACCATCGAGTGGCTATTGAAAAACGTGCCGAACAACAACGGTCGAGTGGGGCAGTGGGGCATCAGTTACCCCGGGTTCTATACGGCGGCATCCTTGCCCAACGCCCATCCGGCGCTGAAAGCCGCTTCGCCCCAGGCGCCCGTGTCAGATTTCTTTTTCGATGATTTTCACCACAACGGGGCGTTCATTCAGGCGTATCTGTTCACGTTTCCCGTATTCGGCATTCAGACGCCCGGCCCCACAACGAAGTCCTGGTATGACGACGCATTCATCAAGACCGGGTCGAAAGATGGCTTTCAGTTTCAGTACGACCTGGGCCCGCTGAAAAATGCTCAGAAATACTATAAAGACAATTTTTACTGGCAGGAAACGGTTGAGCACCCCAACTACGACGAGTTCTGGCAGAAGCGTAGTATCCTGCCGCACCTGAAAAACGTCCGGCCGGCCGTGATGACCGTTGGGGGCTGGTTCGACGCCGAAGACCTGTACGGTCCGCTCAACATCTACAAAACGGTGGAAAAGAATAATCCCGGCGCGTATAATACCTTGGTGATGGGCCCCTTCGGCCACGGCCGCTGGTCGCGGGAGACGGGCCATACCATGCACAGTAATATTTACTTTGGCGACAGTATCGCTACGTTCTACCAGCGCAACATCGAAGCCCGGTTCTTTAGTCACTTCCTCAAGGGAGCGGGTGATGGAAAGACCGGCCTGCCCGAAGCGTACCTCTTCAATACGGGTCGCAACGAGTGGCGCACCTTCGACAAATGGCCCGCTGCCGACGCCCAGACCAAACAGTATTTCCTTAATTCGGATGGTATGCTGGCGTCCAACAAGATTATGGGATCGGCCGATCCGAGCGGCAATGGCTTTACCGAATTCATATCGGATCCGATGAAGCCCGTTCCGTACACGGAAGATATTACGACAACGCAGGGCTTCACACCGTTCAATTACATGTCGGAAGACCAGCGCTTTGCCGGTCGCCGTCCCGATGTACTGGTCTTCCAGACCGACGTACTCACCGAGGATATGACCCTGGGCGGGGAAATCACGGCGAAGCTAAAAGTAAGTACCACGGGCACTGACGCCGACTGGGTGGTGAAACTGATCGATGTGTACCCGCCCGACGAGCCGAATAACCCTTACATGCCTAACAAGAACATTACCCTGGGCAACTACCAGCAGATGGTCCGTTCCGAAGCCATGCGGGGCCGGTTTCGCAACTCGTTCGAGAAACCCGAACCGTTCAAGCCGGGCGAAATAACCGATGTGAACTTCCGCTTGCAGGATGTACTGCATACCTTCAAAAAAGGCCACCGGATTATGGTCCAGGTACAGAGCACCTGGTTCCCGCTGATCGATCGAAATCCGCAGACCTACGTCGATAATATTTTCAAAGCCGACGAGAAGGATTTCAAAAAAGCCACCCACCGGGTATACGACAACTCTGTCATCGAATTTCAGGTGGTGAAATAA